The Pseudomonas nunensis genome includes the window CTGTTCATGGGGCTGATTGTTGGGTTGATCAACGGGATCGTGATCGCCAAGTTACGCGTCAATGCCTTGATTACCACGTTGGCGACCATGCAGATCGTGCGCGGCCTGGCGTACATTTTTGCCAACGGCAAAGCGGTGGGCGTGTCCCAGGAACAGTTCTTCGTGTTCGGCAATGGCCAGTTGTTCGGCGTGCCGGTGCCGATCCTGATCACCATCGTGTGCTTCCTGTTTTTCGGCTGGCTGCTGAACTACACCACCTACGGCCGCAACACCATGGCCATCGGCGGTAACCAGGAAGCGGCGTTGCTGGCCGGGGTCAACGTGGACCGGACCAAGATCATCATCTTCGCCGTGCATGGTTTGATCGGCGCGTTGGCCGGGGTGATCCTGGCGTCGCGCATGACCTCGGGCCAACCGATGATTGGCCAGGGTTTTGAGCTGACCGTGATTTCGGCGTGTGTGTTGGGTGGGGTGTCGCTGAGCGGCGGGATCGGCATGATCCGGCATGTGATTGCCGGGGTGTTGATTCTGGCGATCATCGAGAACGCGATGAACCTGAAGAACATCGATACGTTTTATCAGTATGTAATTCGCGGTTCGATTCTCTTGCTGGCCGTCGTGATTGACCGTCTGAAGCAGCGCTGAGATTTTTGTTGATCTGACTGACGCCTTCGCGGGCAAGCCTCGCTCCTACGGGTTGTGTGTCGTGCGCAAATTTTGCGGCTGACATTTAACCTGTAGGAGCGAGGCTTGCCCGCGAAGGCTTTGTACCTGACACCTCCCATTCCGCGCATCGCCTTAGCCACCTCCCGTCACCTCCCCAAAAATATCCCTTGCTCGCCCGACCCTGTTTCGGTTATCACTTTGTACATGATTAGACAGGTTCGATTTGACAAGAAACAACGGGTGGTCGACGAACTCATCCGGCGCATCGAAAGCGGCCTCATGGAGGACGGCTTTCTGTTGCCGGGCGAGCATCAGTTGGCTCAAGAATTCAAGGTCAGCCGCGGCACGCTGCGTGAAGCCCTGGCCGAACTGAAGAGGCGCAACTACATCGCCACGCAAAGCGGAGTCGGCTCAATCGTCACCTTCGACGGCGTGGTGCTCGATCAGCGCAGCGGCTGGGCCCAGGCTCTCGCGGACAGCGGGGCGCTGGTCAACACCGAAGTGCTGCGGTTGGAGGCGATCAGTCGTCCTGACCTGCTGTCGCGCTTCGGCACCGACAAATTCATCACTCTCGACCGTCGCCGCCGGGCCAATGACGGCACGTTGGTGTCCCTTGAACGCTCACTGATTCCCGCCACTGGCACCCTGGAAAGTCTGCCGCGAGTGGGCCTGATCGATAACTCGTTGACCATCACCCTGGCCGCCTACGGTTACATCGGCGAACGCGGTGACCAGTGGATCGGCGCCGAGCCGCTGAACGCCGAGGATGCCGAATTGCTCGGTCGTCCGCTCGGCACGGTATTCCTCAAGGCTCTGCGCACTACGTACGACCGTCAGGGCCGGTTCATGGAACAGGTCGAAAGTTTGCTCGACCCCGTACATTTCCGTCTGCACCTGCAATTTGGAGAGTCAAAGTGACCGCGCTCAATCGTGCCTTGGGCGCGTTCTATGGGCTGGCTCTGGGCGACGCCCTGGGCATGCCGACCCAATCCCTGAGCCGTGCCGAGATCAAGGCGCGCTTCGGCGAAATCACCGACCTGGAAGATGCCGGCCCCGATCAACCGATCGCCGCCAACATGCCCAAGGGCTCGATCACCGACGACACTGAACAGGCGATCCTGGTCGGTCAGTTGCTGATCGAAGGCGAAGGCTGGATCGAGCCTTCGATGCTCGCTCAACGGCTGATCGAATGGGAAGCCGAGATGCAGGCCAAGGGCTCGCAGGATTTGCTCGGCCCATCGACCAAACGCGCGATCGAGATGATCCTCGCCGGTCATTCGCCGGAAGAAGCGGGGCGCTACGGCACCACCAATGGCGCGGCGATGCGTATTACGCCAGTCGGGATCGCGGCGGATGTCGCCGATCCGGAACGCTTCATCACGGCAGTAGTGCAGGCCTGCCAGGTTACTCACAACACCACGCTGGGGATTTCCAGCGCGGCGGCGGTGGCGGCAGTGGTTTCGGCCGGCATCAACGGCATGGACCTCGGCGAGGCTTTGAACCTGGGCATGCAAATCGCCCAGCAAGCGGAAAGCCATGGCCACTGGGTCGCGGGTGGCCGCATCGCCTCGCGGATCAGTTGGGCGCGGACCATCAGCATCGACAGCGACAAGGCCTTGCTGGCCGACTTGCTCTACGACGTGATCGGCACGTCGGTAGCCTCGCAGGAGTCGGTGGTGGTGTCGTTTGCCCTGGCCCAGCAAGTGGCCATCGGTGAGATGAGCGCCTTCGACGCCGTGTGCATGGCCGCGAGCCTGGGTGGCGACACCGACACCATCGCGGCAATTCTCGGCGCGATGCTCGGGGCTTGCCTGGGGCTGGAGAGCTGGCCGGCAGCGATGATCGAAAAGGTCAAAACCGTGAATGGTCTGGAGCTGGAACCCCTTGTGCAGGGGCTGTTGGCTCTGCGCTGATCGGACGGGCCCCATCGCGAGCAAGCTCGCTCCCACAAGGGATAGTGCAAGCCTTCAGGTACACGCTGTACCTGTGGGAGCGAGCTTGCTCGCGATAGGCGCACCGCCGACCTGAATTTTTCACCTGCAACGGAAAGCACGAATACGGCCAGGACTGCCGGGATGTTATGTCGACTTCCGAAACTGCCCACAACCAAAACAATGGCAACAGGAGCATCCATCATGAGTTCATCGAACGCCGGGCCAAGCGCCGGGCAACTGGAAACCCGTGGCATCGAGCCGGTCCCGGAAAGCGAGTGCAACGGGCATCCGCTGCAACTGTTCTGGGTCTGGTTCGCCGCCAACATCTCGATCCTCGGCCTGCCGTTGGGCGCGACCCTCGTGGCTTTTCGCGGCCTGGCAATCTGGCAGGCAATCATCGTCGCGATCCTCGGTGCTGCCGGTTCGTTCGCGGTGGTCGGGATCATCTCCATCGCCGGCCGGCGTGGTCGCGCACCGAGCCTGACCCTGTCCCGAGCGATCTTCGGCGTTCGTGGCAACATCGGTCCGACCGTGGTCTCGCTGATGTCGCGCCTGGGTTGGGAAACCGTCAACACCACCACCGCCGCGTTCGTGTTGCTGTCGTTGTGCTCGATCCTGTTCGGCTCGCCTGTGGAAGCGAAAAGCGCTCCCGTCTTGACGCTGATCTTCATCGCGATTTTCGTCCTGCTGACCCTGTCGGTGTCCGGCCTCGGCCACGCCACGTTGCTGGTGATCCAGAAGTGGGCGACCTACGTGTTCGGCGCGCTGAACATCCTGGTCGGCGGCTTCCTGTGCGCCACCATCGACTGGAGCGCGGTGTTCAACGCCACG containing:
- the araH gene encoding L-arabinose ABC transporter permease AraH, producing the protein MTIQNNALPTQRKPLDLRRFLDDWVMLLAAIAIFVACTLLIDNFLSPLNMRGLGLAISTTGIAACTMLYCLASGHFDLSVGSVIACAGVVAAVVMRDTDSVFLGVAAALFMGLIVGLINGIVIAKLRVNALITTLATMQIVRGLAYIFANGKAVGVSQEQFFVFGNGQLFGVPVPILITIVCFLFFGWLLNYTTYGRNTMAIGGNQEAALLAGVNVDRTKIIIFAVHGLIGALAGVILASRMTSGQPMIGQGFELTVISACVLGGVSLSGGIGMIRHVIAGVLILAIIENAMNLKNIDTFYQYVIRGSILLLAVVIDRLKQR
- a CDS encoding GntR family transcriptional regulator — encoded protein: MIRQVRFDKKQRVVDELIRRIESGLMEDGFLLPGEHQLAQEFKVSRGTLREALAELKRRNYIATQSGVGSIVTFDGVVLDQRSGWAQALADSGALVNTEVLRLEAISRPDLLSRFGTDKFITLDRRRRANDGTLVSLERSLIPATGTLESLPRVGLIDNSLTITLAAYGYIGERGDQWIGAEPLNAEDAELLGRPLGTVFLKALRTTYDRQGRFMEQVESLLDPVHFRLHLQFGESK
- a CDS encoding ADP-ribosylglycohydrolase family protein, with translation MTALNRALGAFYGLALGDALGMPTQSLSRAEIKARFGEITDLEDAGPDQPIAANMPKGSITDDTEQAILVGQLLIEGEGWIEPSMLAQRLIEWEAEMQAKGSQDLLGPSTKRAIEMILAGHSPEEAGRYGTTNGAAMRITPVGIAADVADPERFITAVVQACQVTHNTTLGISSAAAVAAVVSAGINGMDLGEALNLGMQIAQQAESHGHWVAGGRIASRISWARTISIDSDKALLADLLYDVIGTSVASQESVVVSFALAQQVAIGEMSAFDAVCMAASLGGDTDTIAAILGAMLGACLGLESWPAAMIEKVKTVNGLELEPLVQGLLALR